One part of the Actinomycetota bacterium genome encodes these proteins:
- the mrdA gene encoding penicillin-binding protein 2 — protein sequence MEKETSIFNRLKLLYFIVFLISTTLLLRLWYLQVIMGESYAQEAKEIRTKTIREVAPRGIIYDRNGIILSYNRPGLVISVDPEIIDDNPEVLKRLAPVLGKSYHNLEKKLSDEREYIKGYIDIVEDIDKELATFIKEHSDEFPGVIVKAVPLRNYPNGDVSSHILGYVGQITLEELQQEKFKYGYHPGDVVGKAGVELYYESFLSGQSGSKTVEVDPTGNIVRELGKVKSIPGNNLYLTIDINLQRKAEEVLKKWIEKAREMRDEKTNEYYKAPAGSLVILDAKTNQILALTSYPTYDPNIFIGGISEKDWSNLNNPESNFPLNNRALMSYSPGSVYKVVTAAAGLGENLVEPYSKNYKCLGVWKELGDKHERYCWKTWGHGDINLIEGIQESCNIVFYEIGLSLHNNSKKSGDAFYHYSKILGLDELTGVDLPFESKGIISNKKWKSEYFKDNPTLARWYPGDSVNLAIGQGDILVSPIQMAQLYCTIANNGEMVTPHIGLKIVSPKKELVENKIIKINKKQTLEKGIFEIIEKGLILVIKEGTAKSAFEGFPLNEISVAGKTGTSSVPGKQDFSWFACYAPVENPEYVIVSMIEEAGSGGRSAAPIARELLEFIYNIKSSYESEE from the coding sequence TTGGAAAAAGAAACTTCAATATTTAATAGACTAAAACTCCTATACTTCATAGTTTTTCTTATTTCAACTACTCTGCTTCTTCGTCTCTGGTATCTACAGGTAATAATGGGTGAAAGCTATGCACAGGAAGCGAAAGAGATTAGAACCAAAACAATAAGAGAAGTAGCTCCTCGAGGTATTATTTATGACAGAAATGGAATAATATTGTCTTATAATCGACCAGGTCTTGTAATAAGTGTTGATCCAGAAATAATTGATGATAATCCAGAAGTTTTAAAAAGATTAGCACCTGTTTTAGGAAAATCTTATCATAATTTAGAAAAAAAATTATCTGATGAAAGAGAATATATAAAGGGTTATATAGATATAGTTGAAGATATAGATAAAGAATTAGCAACATTTATAAAGGAACACTCTGATGAATTTCCAGGTGTAATAGTAAAAGCAGTCCCATTAAGAAATTATCCAAATGGGGATGTATCTTCCCACATACTGGGATATGTCGGTCAGATAACATTAGAAGAGTTACAACAGGAAAAATTTAAATATGGATATCATCCAGGTGATGTAGTTGGAAAAGCAGGAGTTGAGCTATATTATGAGTCATTTTTATCAGGTCAAAGTGGTAGTAAAACTGTGGAAGTTGATCCCACTGGGAATATAGTTAGAGAACTAGGTAAAGTAAAATCAATTCCAGGGAATAATTTATATTTAACAATAGATATTAATTTACAGAGAAAGGCTGAAGAGGTTTTAAAAAAGTGGATAGAGAAAGCTAGAGAAATGCGTGATGAAAAGACTAATGAGTACTATAAAGCTCCAGCTGGTTCATTAGTTATACTTGATGCAAAAACAAACCAGATTTTAGCACTCACTTCATACCCAACTTATGACCCTAATATTTTCATTGGAGGAATTTCAGAAAAGGATTGGTCTAATTTAAATAATCCAGAAAGTAATTTTCCACTAAACAACAGAGCATTGATGAGTTATTCACCAGGGTCAGTATACAAGGTAGTAACTGCTGCTGCAGGTTTAGGTGAAAATTTAGTTGAACCTTACAGTAAAAATTACAAATGTCTTGGTGTTTGGAAAGAATTAGGAGATAAACATGAGAGATATTGCTGGAAGACGTGGGGTCATGGTGATATCAATCTTATAGAAGGTATTCAGGAATCATGTAATATTGTTTTTTATGAAATAGGTCTGTCTCTACATAATAATAGTAAAAAATCTGGTGATGCTTTTTATCATTATTCGAAGATTTTGGGTTTAGATGAGCTTACTGGTGTTGATTTACCTTTTGAATCAAAAGGGATAATTTCAAATAAAAAGTGGAAAAGTGAATATTTTAAAGATAATCCAACTCTTGCAAGATGGTATCCTGGAGATAGTGTAAACTTAGCCATTGGTCAAGGGGACATATTAGTTTCACCCATTCAAATGGCCCAATTATATTGTACTATTGCTAATAATGGTGAAATGGTGACTCCTCATATTGGTTTAAAAATAGTTTCACCAAAAAAAGAATTAGTGGAAAATAAGATTATTAAAATAAACAAAAAACAAACATTAGAAAAAGGAATTTTTGAAATTATAGAAAAGGGATTAATTTTAGTTATAAAAGAAGGAACTGCAAAATCCGCATTTGAAGGCTTTCCTTTAAATGAAATTTCTGTTGCAGGAAAAACTGGGACAAGTAGTGTTCCAGGAAAACAGGATTTTTCATGGTTTGCATGTTATGCTCCTGTTGAAAATCCTGAATATGTTATTGTATCAATGATTGAAGAAGCGGGTTCTGGTGGGAGATCCGCAGCTCCAATTGCAAGAGAATTACTCGAATTTATATACAATATTAAGAGCAGCTATGAAAGCGAAGAATAA
- the rodA gene encoding rod shape-determining protein RodA: MKAKNKKLTNIKNLITGFDFILFFTIVLLVIYGLILINSAIGLNKFSFNFDFSSFFNKQLVWVGLGLLIFFIVLFLNYIWLEKFWWAVYIINLLGLIAVFIFGHISGGARSWIGWGMLKVQPSEFFKIGIIIAVAGYLSRKKRDEVNFVDLIITLLLVGMPVILLVLQPDIGTAIIYIGIVIGILYLAGLKKIYIFSIFILGLFAILITIKSGLVKQYMLNRLLIFINPDIDPLGIGYTLNQSIITVGSGGLSGKGLFKGIQTSLHFVPELHTDFIFCVLGEELGFLGAVILISLYTLLIFSVIRIGTAAKDKFGALFCGGIAILLSVHLLINIGVTIGIMPITGITLPLISYGGSSLVTTFLGLGLVEGVYLRRFYNI, from the coding sequence ATGAAAGCGAAGAATAAAAAACTAACTAATATTAAAAATTTAATAACTGGATTTGACTTCATACTATTTTTTACTATCGTTTTGCTTGTTATTTATGGATTAATTCTAATAAATAGTGCTATTGGGTTAAATAAGTTCTCATTCAATTTCGATTTCTCATCATTTTTTAATAAGCAATTAGTATGGGTGGGATTGGGGCTATTAATATTTTTTATAGTTCTATTTCTAAATTATATATGGTTAGAGAAGTTTTGGTGGGCTGTTTATATAATTAATTTATTAGGTTTAATAGCAGTTTTTATATTTGGTCACATATCTGGCGGAGCGAGGAGTTGGATAGGATGGGGAATGTTAAAAGTGCAGCCATCTGAATTTTTTAAGATTGGAATTATTATAGCTGTTGCCGGATATTTATCTAGAAAAAAAAGGGATGAAGTAAATTTTGTTGACCTCATTATAACTCTATTACTTGTTGGGATGCCAGTAATACTATTGGTATTACAACCCGACATAGGCACAGCTATAATTTATATTGGAATTGTAATTGGTATTTTATATCTTGCTGGACTTAAAAAGATATATATTTTTTCTATATTTATTTTAGGTCTTTTCGCAATTTTAATAACCATAAAATCGGGATTAGTTAAACAGTACATGTTAAATAGGCTACTAATATTTATAAATCCAGATATTGACCCTTTAGGTATAGGGTATACATTAAACCAATCAATAATTACTGTTGGTTCTGGTGGACTATCTGGAAAAGGATTGTTTAAAGGAATTCAAACAAGTCTTCATTTTGTTCCTGAGCTTCATACAGATTTTATTTTCTGTGTACTGGGGGAGGAGTTGGGCTTTTTAGGTGCTGTCATTCTAATATCTCTTTATACATTGCTCATCTTTAGTGTAATAAGAATTGGAACTGCAGCCAAAGATAAATTTGGTGCCCTTTTTTGTGGTGGAATTGCAATTCTACTATCTGTACATCTATTAATAAATATAGGAGTAACCATAGGAATTATGCCCATAACTGGAATTACTCTACCACTTATCAGTTATGGTGGGAGTTCTCTAGTTACAACATTTTTAGGATTGGGATTAGTAGAAGGTGTTTATCTACGAAGATTTTATAATATCTGA
- a CDS encoding TIGR03960 family B12-binding radical SAM protein, translating into MNLKPINIYPLIDNVIKPSQYVGGELNSVHKDIKKCKASIVLAFPDLYEIGMSNMAIHILYNVINNHPDFVAERTFAPWLDMEEQMRKTDTPLFSLESRIPVKEFDILGFSVQHELCFTNILNMLNLAKIPIECKDRGNEYPIIIAGGPGVFNPEPIAPFIDFFVIGDGENVIINILEKLSELKNKGFNKNEIVKEMGKIDGTYVPSFYDFIYKTDGSVKKMIVKDSFPKNAVKNIIINFGSFSQSLKLIVPNTQVIQDRFWVEIMRGCSKGCRFCLAGFIYRPVRERTVQSILNLIIQGLEKTGYEEVSLSSLSSTDYSEIEYLLKSLKRNLESSHTAVSLPSLRCDSFSVKLADLISQERRTGLTFAPEAGTQRLRDVINKNITDEDIFNCTRAAFSSGWERIKLYFMVGLPTEEMNDLDGIINMINKILIIAKMEVPKDKYNRIKINVTISPFCPKPNTPFQWVGQDSLEILDKKINYLKRKLKKKNVFIKMHNVHRSQIEAIFARGDRRLSKAIRIAWEMGCKFDSWTEQFSYDKWLTALKKDNVDISFYANRHREEDEIFPWEIIESGQNRKFLFKEYKKALSGLTTSDCRLKGCNSCGLQEIIKCPIS; encoded by the coding sequence ATGAATTTAAAACCTATAAATATATATCCATTAATTGATAATGTTATAAAACCATCTCAATATGTTGGTGGGGAATTAAATTCGGTTCATAAAGATATTAAAAAATGTAAAGCATCAATAGTTTTAGCCTTTCCTGACCTTTATGAGATTGGAATGTCAAACATGGCTATTCATATTCTTTACAATGTTATAAATAATCATCCCGATTTTGTTGCTGAGAGAACATTCGCTCCCTGGTTAGATATGGAGGAGCAAATGAGAAAAACAGATACTCCTCTTTTTTCTTTAGAAAGCAGAATTCCAGTCAAGGAATTTGATATATTGGGCTTTTCTGTTCAACATGAACTATGTTTCACAAATATACTAAATATGTTAAATCTTGCAAAAATACCGATAGAATGTAAGGATAGAGGGAATGAATATCCCATAATAATAGCTGGTGGACCAGGTGTTTTTAATCCAGAACCAATTGCCCCCTTTATTGATTTTTTTGTAATAGGTGATGGTGAAAATGTAATAATAAACATTCTTGAGAAATTAAGCGAGTTAAAAAATAAAGGTTTTAATAAAAATGAGATTGTCAAAGAAATGGGTAAAATTGATGGGACTTATGTACCCTCCTTTTATGATTTCATCTATAAAACTGATGGAAGCGTGAAAAAAATGATAGTTAAAGACTCATTTCCAAAAAATGCTGTAAAGAATATTATTATAAATTTTGGAAGTTTTAGTCAGTCATTAAAATTGATAGTTCCCAATACGCAAGTAATTCAGGATAGATTTTGGGTTGAGATAATGAGAGGTTGTTCTAAAGGATGTAGATTTTGTTTAGCAGGTTTTATATATAGACCAGTCAGAGAAAGAACTGTCCAATCAATACTGAATTTAATTATACAAGGATTGGAAAAAACCGGTTATGAAGAGGTTTCACTATCATCACTTTCTTCAACTGATTATTCTGAAATTGAATATTTATTAAAAAGTTTAAAGCGAAATTTAGAAAGTAGCCATACCGCTGTATCATTACCATCTTTAAGATGTGATAGTTTTTCAGTAAAATTAGCAGACCTTATCTCACAAGAAAGAAGGACAGGTCTTACATTTGCTCCTGAAGCTGGGACTCAAAGATTAAGAGATGTTATAAATAAAAATATTACAGATGAGGATATTTTTAACTGTACCAGGGCAGCATTTTCAAGTGGATGGGAAAGAATAAAGCTTTACTTTATGGTTGGACTTCCTACTGAAGAGATGAATGATTTGGATGGAATAATTAATATGATAAACAAAATATTAATAATTGCAAAAATGGAGGTTCCGAAAGATAAGTACAACAGGATAAAGATAAATGTAACAATCTCACCTTTTTGTCCAAAACCTAATACACCATTTCAATGGGTTGGTCAGGATTCATTAGAAATTTTAGATAAAAAGATTAATTATCTGAAAAGAAAACTTAAGAAAAAAAATGTATTTATTAAAATGCACAATGTACATAGAAGTCAAATAGAAGCAATTTTTGCGAGAGGGGATAGAAGACTTTCAAAGGCAATAAGAATTGCCTGGGAAATGGGTTGTAAATTTGACAGCTGGACAGAACAATTTTCATATGATAAATGGTTAACAGCTTTAAAAAAGGATAATGTAGATATATCCTTTTATGCTAATAGACATAGAGAAGAAGATGAAATATTCCCGTGGGAAATAATTGAGAGTGGACAAAATAGGAAATTTTTATTTAAAGAATATAAAAAAGCTTTAAGTGGACTTACTACTTCAGATTGCAGATTAAAGGGATGCAATAGTTGTGGGTTACAAGAAATAATAAAATGTCCAATATCTTGA
- a CDS encoding TIGR03936 family radical SAM-associated protein produces the protein MVKNTSKVIMRFRFSKLSDIKYISHLDLINLLVRTLRRAKIPVLYSKGYHPKPKLSTAYALKVGLESVGEYADIILSKKLSTKTFVKRMNDRLPQGLKVLNAKSVESSQSLSSQINCMRYQLIFSYRPELVIRQEADLLLKLFTENMIGFNNQLSKNAKYFKEKLLNFKIRSLPDNIIIDFLIAIGSQDDLKINDLIKFLNSLENKRKIFLKRILRINMFRKDGDLLLSPFKLLR, from the coding sequence TTGGTTAAAAATACAAGTAAAGTAATTATGCGTTTTAGATTTTCAAAACTAAGTGATATAAAATACATATCGCATTTAGATTTGATTAATCTTTTAGTTAGAACATTAAGAAGAGCAAAAATACCCGTGCTTTATTCGAAAGGCTATCATCCAAAACCGAAATTATCAACCGCATATGCTTTAAAGGTTGGATTGGAAAGTGTTGGTGAGTATGCGGATATAATTTTAAGCAAGAAGTTATCAACAAAGACATTTGTGAAAAGAATGAATGACCGGTTACCTCAAGGGTTAAAAGTATTAAATGCGAAATCGGTAGAGTCATCCCAATCTCTTTCAAGCCAAATAAATTGTATGAGATATCAATTAATATTTTCTTACCGCCCTGAGTTAGTAATAAGACAGGAAGCTGATTTATTATTAAAATTATTTACTGAGAATATGATAGGATTTAACAATCAATTATCAAAAAATGCTAAATATTTTAAGGAGAAATTACTTAATTTTAAAATTAGAAGCTTACCTGATAATATAATAATAGATTTTTTAATCGCTATTGGTAGTCAAGATGATTTAAAAATAAATGATCTTATTAAATTTTTAAACTCATTGGAAAATAAAAGAAAAATTTTTTTAAAGAGAATTCTAAGAATTAATATGTTTAGAAAGGATGGTGATTTACTTCTAAGCCCATTTAAATTGCTTAGATAG
- a CDS encoding Rne/Rng family ribonuclease: protein MKYDLLISSDLNEIRVAILENDEVAELYFDREKKDSIIGNIYLGRVQKIMSGLDSAFVDIGVKKNAFLFIKEVVSPFDYYEGTNEILKGKIKQILKPGQMLIVQVTRVPMGTKGARLTSLVSLACRYLVMMPYGDGIGVSKKLDESERERLRSLSARLKIKNMGIVIRTAAKDTKLAILKRELKYLKRLWNNIQNKARRLDSPTLIHRELELVHRILRDRLTLDFNSIVVDTKQLYDHVSNYLIKKIPQMHSKLKLHSGEKPLFEEMGVEKAIDLALKRKVWLKSGGFIVIDKTEALTAIDVNSGRFSGRNDLEETIAHINLEAVEEIVKQIKLRDIGGLIVIDFIDMEKEGNRLKIVEAMKNALQSDNATTNITDISKLGLLEMTRKNVTEGIQDVLCKPCPYCDESGYILSEESMRLKTEREIFKLTKESESEAFLIELNSGVAAMVIGQGGENVKKLENITNKYISIKGNDSIPINAFNLLKEGTIKEMEEAAIPVYRGQVLDMLVEEPHSYISKDAISRFSGYIIHIIDGRKYLHERLRVEIINVTKTYAQAKIIVR from the coding sequence ATGAAATATGATTTATTAATAAGCTCAGATCTAAATGAAATTAGAGTGGCAATTCTGGAAAATGATGAAGTTGCGGAACTTTATTTTGATAGAGAAAAAAAAGATTCAATAATTGGAAATATATATTTGGGAAGAGTTCAAAAAATAATGTCCGGTTTGGACTCTGCTTTTGTAGATATAGGAGTAAAGAAAAATGCTTTCTTATTTATAAAAGAGGTTGTTTCACCTTTTGATTATTATGAAGGAACTAACGAAATATTAAAGGGAAAAATAAAACAAATCCTAAAACCTGGACAGATGTTAATAGTTCAGGTAACAAGAGTCCCGATGGGAACCAAAGGAGCTCGGTTAACGTCTCTTGTCTCTCTTGCTTGTAGATATTTGGTAATGATGCCATATGGTGATGGAATAGGTGTTTCTAAAAAACTTGATGAATCAGAAAGAGAAAGGTTGAGAAGTTTAAGCGCAAGGTTAAAAATTAAAAATATGGGAATAGTAATTAGAACTGCTGCAAAAGACACGAAGTTAGCTATTTTAAAAAGAGAACTAAAATACCTTAAACGTTTATGGAATAATATTCAAAATAAAGCTCGAAGGTTAGATTCCCCAACTCTAATTCATAGGGAGTTAGAGTTAGTTCATAGAATTCTAAGGGATAGATTAACTTTAGATTTTAACAGCATTGTGGTAGATACAAAACAGTTATATGATCATGTATCCAATTATTTGATAAAGAAAATTCCTCAAATGCATTCAAAACTAAAGCTACACAGTGGAGAAAAACCATTATTTGAAGAAATGGGAGTTGAAAAGGCAATTGATTTAGCTCTTAAAAGGAAGGTTTGGTTAAAATCAGGTGGATTTATTGTAATTGATAAAACAGAAGCTCTAACTGCTATTGATGTAAATTCTGGACGTTTTTCAGGAAGAAATGATTTAGAAGAGACGATTGCTCATATAAATTTGGAAGCTGTTGAAGAGATTGTTAAGCAAATAAAGCTAAGAGATATTGGAGGATTAATTGTTATTGATTTTATTGATATGGAGAAAGAGGGAAACAGGCTAAAAATTGTTGAAGCTATGAAAAATGCTCTACAGTCTGATAATGCAACAACTAATATAACTGATATTTCAAAATTGGGATTGCTTGAAATGACTAGAAAAAATGTTACAGAAGGGATTCAAGATGTTTTATGTAAGCCCTGCCCCTATTGTGATGAAAGTGGATATATCCTATCAGAGGAATCTATGAGATTAAAAACTGAAAGAGAAATTTTTAAATTAACAAAAGAAAGTGAATCCGAAGCATTCCTTATAGAACTTAATAGTGGCGTTGCAGCTATGGTTATAGGTCAGGGTGGAGAAAATGTAAAAAAATTAGAGAATATTACAAATAAATATATTTCCATAAAGGGTAATGATAGTATCCCTATTAATGCTTTCAATTTACTAAAAGAGGGAACTATAAAAGAGATGGAAGAAGCAGCAATACCTGTATATCGGGGACAGGTTTTAGATATGTTAGTAGAGGAACCTCACTCATATATTTCCAAGGATGCTATTTCAAGATTTAGTGGCTATATAATACATATTATAGATGGCAGAAAATATCTTCATGAAAGGTTAAGGGTGGAGATAATAAATGTTACAAAAACTTATGCACAAGCAAAAATAATTGTTAGATAA
- the rplU gene encoding 50S ribosomal protein L21, with amino-acid sequence MLIINLKSLYKNSYLKEIKIYIVLETGGKQYKVKLDETFLIEKIEGEKGDKVIFSNIKLISEKEEIIVDKDILSNYRAIGEIVEHISGKKIIAFKHTSKTGYKRKIGHRQKYSRVVLKEIKSPKSKKE; translated from the coding sequence ATCCTCATTATAAATTTAAAAAGTTTATATAAAAATAGCTATTTAAAGGAGATTAAAATTTATATAGTTCTTGAAACTGGAGGAAAACAATATAAAGTTAAGTTAGATGAGACTTTTTTAATTGAAAAAATAGAAGGTGAGAAGGGAGATAAGGTTATTTTTTCAAACATAAAGCTCATCTCAGAAAAGGAAGAGATAATAGTTGACAAGGATATACTATCCAATTATAGAGCAATTGGAGAAATAGTAGAACATATTAGTGGAAAGAAAATAATAGCCTTCAAGCATACTTCAAAGACTGGTTATAAGAGAAAAATTGGTCATAGACAAAAATACTCACGGGTAGTTTTAAAAGAGATAAAATCTCCCAAATCAAAGAAGGAATAA
- the rpmA gene encoding 50S ribosomal protein L27: protein MAHKKGGGSSRNGREGTSKRLGIKRFGGQFVNAGTILVRQRGTCYKPGHNVGRGSDDTLFAKITGNVFFKRLSKNKKSINIIP from the coding sequence ATGGCACATAAAAAGGGTGGAGGAAGTAGCCGAAATGGAAGAGAGGGTACTTCAAAACGTTTAGGTATAAAGCGCTTTGGTGGTCAGTTTGTAAATGCAGGAACAATTCTTGTCAGGCAAAGAGGTACTTGTTATAAACCAGGTCATAATGTTGGAAGAGGAAGCGATGATACACTTTTTGCTAAAATTACTGGAAATGTATTTTTCAAAAGATTGTCTAAAAACAAAAAAAGCATAAATATAATACCTTAA